The Lepeophtheirus salmonis chromosome 1, UVic_Lsal_1.4, whole genome shotgun sequence genome has a segment encoding these proteins:
- the LOC121118066 gene encoding ras-related protein Rab-40C, with the protein MDLSSPGEVTSSPNPSSTNKGYDYLLKVLLVGDSDVGKQEILSGLQDGASDSPFSCSTSANSGAAYKTTMILIDGKRVKLQLWDTSGQGRFCTIIRSYSRGAQGILLVYDITNKWSFEGINRWLKEVDDHAPGIPKVLIGNRLHLAFRRQVDQNEAEDYAEKNSMGFFEVSPLVNFNISESFIELARMALKRNGMERLWRLNKVSSLYELCAHTIVNRTSVYGIDKLPLPQSVQQNLKSYALSTSSGQNSSISSSSFVGSGSYKSLRSNKRRSRPLNYHNRTPADAAKAELGRKSCVIM; encoded by the exons ATGGATCTAAGTAGTCCTGGAGAAGTAACTTCTTCCCCTAACCCTTCTTCTACAAATAAGGGATATGATTATTTGTTAAAAGTCCTCTTAGTGGGCGATTCCGATGTTGGAAAACAAGAGATTCTTTCAGGTTTGCAAGATGGGGCCTCGGATTCCCCTTTTTCTTGCTCGACTTCCGCCAATTCTGGAGCAG CTTATAAGACTACCATGATACTCATTGATGGAAAAAGAGTGAAACTTCAGCTATGGGACACAAGTGGACAAGGGAGATTCTGCACCATAATCAGATCTTACTCCCGTGGAGCACAAGGAATATTACTAGTGTATGATATAACCAACAAATGGTCATTTGAAGGCATCAATCGCTGGCTAAAAGAAGTGGATGAT CATGCTCCTGGAATTCCTAAGGTTTTAATAGGAAATAGATTGCATTTAGCTTTTAGAAGACAAGTCGACCAAAATGAAGCTGAGGACTACGCTGAGAAAAACTCCATGGGATTTTTCGAAGTCTCTCCTCTAGttaattttaacatatcagAAAGTTTTATTGAGTTAGCTCGAATGGCCCTCAAACGAAACGGAATGGAGAGATTATGGAGGTTAAATAAAG tttcttcTTTATACGAACTCTGTGCACACACCATTGTCAATCGAACATCAGTGTACGGAATAGATAAACTTCCATTGCCTCAAAGTGTTCAACAAAATCTCAAATCCTATGCTCTTTCAACCTCCAGTGGACAAAATTCCTCTATATCATCTTCCTCTTTTGTGGGTTCTGGCTCTTACAAGTCTTTAAGAAGTAACAAACGAAGATCTCGTCCTTTAAACTATCATAATAGAACACCTGCTGATGCTGCAAAAGCAGAATTAGGAAGAAAGTCCTGCGTCATTATgtga
- the Uqcc1 gene encoding ubiquinol-cytochrome-c reductase complex assembly factor 1 yields the protein MALVGTLKGARRTPSHLRSVNHLGKLLGIGVTRDMNVGHPLKSLNRSPLSLSNSEIKRVGLSLSTKCTVNIDALTWFETLDLDDTFFSWFKVVELHVWMVSLRLLQDPSSEMNEVFFSIRNSLIEAIWNEAHNRIGSVGVKGRKRNNYLSGLSNQLRIAFLLYDDGVLGSDTRLANALWEGFFNKRDDISVEQLSRMVEYVRQNLLMLEKLESSNIAIKQNFSWTSIKNISS from the exons ATGGCATTAGTTGGTACTTTAAAAGGGGCTAGAAGGACCCCAAGTCATCTTCGAAGTGTGAATCATTTAGGAAAATTGTTGGGTATTGGTGTTACTAGGGATATGAATGTGGGGCATCCGTTAAAGAGTCTGAATAGATCACCTTTGAGTCTTAGTAATAGTGAAATCAAACGCGTGGGACTTAGCTTATCTACTAAATGTACTGTAAATATAGATGCTCTTACTTGGTTTGAAACATTGGACCTGGATGATACCTTTTTTTCATGGTTTAAAGTTGTGGAACTACACGTGTGGATGGTTTCACTTCGACTTTTACAAG ATCCATCTTCAGAAATGAACGAAGTCTTTTTTTCTATTCGAAATTCCTTAATTGAAGCTATCTGGAATGAAGCTCATAATCGAATTGGCTCAGTGGGAGTCAAGGGTCGAAAACGTAATAACTATCTTTCAGGGCTTTCAAATCAACTCCGTATTGCCTTTCTTCTCTATGATGATGGAGTTCTTGGTTCTGATACTCGTCTGGCTAATGCATTATGGGAGGGGTTCTTCAATAAAAGAGACGATATATCTGTTGAACAGCTCTCAAGAATGGTGGAGTACGTTCGACAAAATCTATTAATGCTAGAAAAACTCGAAAGTTCGAATATTGCTATTAAGCAAAATTTCTCTTGGacttctataaaaaacattagttCTTAG
- the LOC121118026 gene encoding 3-hydroxyisobutyrate dehydrogenase, mitochondrial, with the protein MANPRNLMTVSRQFAFCMKGRSYSTSKPDVGFIGLGNMGYGMANNLLSKGYKVTAYDVDSTVVDKIKSKGAVATSCSIDVFSAADVLITMLPNNDIVQSVYSSTALDNARKSAVFIDCSTISPSISQKLANEVSDRDKNSSFVDAPVSGGVNAANAGTLTIMVGAKNKDVFSKAKNILEAVGKNVIHCGDVGSGQAVKLCNNMLLAISMIGTSEAMNLGKNLGLDPNLLASVLSSSTGRCWSVDTYNPVPGVMKNVPSSNGYAGGFGTALMTKDLGLCQDAATDTRSPTPLGSLAHQIYRMMCNSGNGDKDFSYAYQVLQKK; encoded by the exons ATGGCAAATCCAAGAAATTTGATGACTGTATCAAGACAATTTGCTTTTTGTATGAAGGGGAGATCCTACAGTA cTTCAAAGCCAGATGTCGGATTCATTGGATTGGGTAACATGGGTTATGGGATGGCAAATAATTTACTTAGCAAG GGATACAAAGTAACGGCTTATGACGTCGATTCAACGGtagttgacaaaataaaatctaaagGAGCGGTCGCTACTTCATGCTCAATCGATGTTTTCTCTGCAGCTGATGTTCTTATTACTATGCTTCCCAACAATGATATAGTACAATCGGTTTATTCTAGCACAGCACTGGATAATGCCAGAAAGAGTGCCGTATTTATAGACTGTTCTACAATAAGTCCTTCAATCAGCCAAAAACTAGCCAACGAAGTGTCGGATAGAGATAAGAACTCGTCATTTGTTGATGCTCCAGTATCTGGTGGAGTCAATGCTGCTAATGCAGGTACCCTAACTATCATGGTTGGTGCAAAAAATAAGGatgttttttctaaagctaaGAATATCCTGGAGGCTGTAGGAAAAAATGTGATTCATTGCGGTGACGTTGGTTCAGGTCAAGCAGTTAAATTGTGTAATAATATGCTTCTGGCCATTTCCATGATTGGCACTTCCGAGGCCATGAACTTGGGTAAAAATTTAGGCTTAGACCCTAATTTATTAGCATCTGTTTTATCATCGTCAACGGGTCGTTGTTGGTCGGTGGATACTTACAATCCAGTACCCGGTGTTATGAAAAATGTACCTTCATCTAACGGGTACGCAGGAGGCTTTGGAACTGCACTAATGACTAAAGATTTAGGTTTATGTCAAGATGCAGCAACAGACACTCGATCTCCAACCCCACTTGGTTCATTAGCCCATCAAATATATAGAATGATGTGTAATAGTGGCAATGGGGACAAAGACTTTAGCTATGCTTAccaagttttacaaaaaaaataa